In one window of Chryseobacterium phocaeense DNA:
- the metQ gene encoding methionine ABC transporter substrate-binding lipoprotein MetQ — MKKIKILSLLTAALLIFNACTRKKDDPNHIVVGITYGPELEIAEAAKKVAKEKYNLEVELIPFNDYVVPNEALSNGDIEANAFQHVPYLNEQAKQRGYKLAVVGNTFVYPIVAYSKKIRHISQLKNGNTIVIPNDPTNGGRSLLLLQKNGLLKLRAGIGLLPKVTDITENPKQLRILEIEAPQLPRVLDDKEVAIAVINNNFASQAGLDADKQGVFSEDKDSPYVNVIVARHDNKNSDKVKNFVKAYQSEEVVKKAKEIFKGGAVKGWGNMSDE; from the coding sequence ATGAAAAAAATAAAAATACTAAGCCTTTTAACGGCTGCACTACTGATATTTAATGCGTGTACAAGAAAAAAAGATGATCCCAACCATATCGTGGTAGGAATTACTTACGGGCCGGAGCTGGAAATTGCCGAAGCGGCGAAAAAAGTAGCAAAGGAAAAATACAATCTTGAAGTAGAGCTCATTCCATTCAACGATTACGTGGTCCCCAATGAAGCTCTAAGCAATGGGGATATTGAAGCCAATGCTTTCCAGCATGTTCCCTATCTGAACGAACAGGCGAAACAGAGAGGCTACAAATTGGCTGTGGTAGGAAATACGTTTGTTTACCCTATTGTTGCCTATTCCAAAAAGATCAGACATATCAGTCAGCTTAAGAACGGAAACACGATTGTTATTCCCAATGATCCGACCAACGGTGGCCGGTCTCTCCTGCTGCTTCAGAAAAACGGACTTTTAAAATTAAGAGCAGGGATTGGATTGCTTCCCAAAGTCACAGATATTACAGAAAACCCGAAACAGCTGAGAATCCTCGAAATCGAAGCACCGCAGCTTCCCAGAGTGCTGGATGACAAAGAAGTGGCTATTGCAGTAATCAATAATAATTTTGCATCACAGGCGGGATTGGATGCCGATAAACAAGGTGTTTTCAGTGAAGATAAAGATTCTCCTTATGTGAATGTTATTGTTGCAAGGCATGATAATAAAAATTCAGATAAAGTAAAAAACTTTGTAAAAGCTTATCAATCCGAGGAAGTGGTAAAAAAAGCCAAAGAGATTTTTAAAGGTGGTGCGGTGAAGGGATGGGGGAACATGAGTGATGAGTAA
- a CDS encoding PadR family transcriptional regulator — translation MNTENTKAQMRKGILEFCILSLINHREMYVSDLIDELKKGKLDVVEGTLYPLLTRLKNGEFLSYRWEESTGGPPRKYYQITEKGKLFLDELQNTWAELTDSVNQITQKI, via the coding sequence ATGAATACTGAAAATACCAAAGCGCAAATGCGTAAAGGAATTCTGGAATTCTGTATTTTAAGTCTCATCAATCATCGTGAAATGTATGTTTCCGACCTTATAGATGAACTTAAAAAAGGAAAACTGGATGTAGTGGAAGGAACCCTCTATCCTCTCCTTACAAGATTGAAAAACGGCGAGTTCCTTTCCTACAGATGGGAAGAATCTACAGGAGGACCCCCAAGAAAATATTACCAGATCACAGAAAAAGGAAAACTTTTCTTGGACGAACTTCAAAATACATGGGCAGAGCTCACAGACTCAGTCAACCAAATCACTCAAAAAATTTAA
- a CDS encoding glycoside hydrolase family 3 C-terminal domain-containing protein — protein MLKKTAIVSLFTFIAASYMAQNHTQPVYLDESKPVEQRIQDALSRMTLEEKVAMLHAQSKFSSPGVPRLGIPEFWTTDGPHGVRPEVMWDEWDQAGWTNDSIIAYPALTALSATWNKKMSWNYGKALGEEARYRKKDILLGPGVNIYRTPLNGRNFEYMGEDPYLTSKMVVPYIKGVQSNGVATSVKHFALNNQEMFRHTSNVNVDDRALYEIYLPPFKAAVTEGDSWTIMGAYDMYKNQYASQNQYLLNDILKKEWAYKGVVVSDWGAVNNTEQAIHNGLDLEFGSWTNGLSAGTKNAYDNYYLAKPYLDLIKAGKVGTQELDDKVTRLLRLAYKTTMNRNKPFGNIASEEHKAVAKEIGEEGIVLLKNQGNVLPIDMNKAKKIAVIGENAIKIMTVGGGSSSLKVKYETLPLDGIKARFGKQADVQYARGYVGDIGGEYNGVKSGQNLKDDRSADELLNEAVELAKKSDYVIFVGGLNKSDFQDSEGNDRKSYGLPYNQDNLIAALAKANKNLAVVLVSGNAVAMPWIKEVPSVLQSWYLGSEAGNSIASVLAGDANPSGKLPFTLPVKLEDNSAHQLGEYPGQKDELAAGKGKDQKNPINITYNEGIFVGYRWHDTKKIKPLFSFGHGLSYTTFEFGKAKADKTTISANDTITFTVSVKNTGKKAGAEVAQLYISDLKSSVPRPAKELKGFEKVYLNPGEQKEVTFTIDKTALSYFDADKHEWTAEPGDFEAQIGNSSDAIKTKVKFTLK, from the coding sequence ATGTTAAAGAAAACCGCCATTGTAAGTTTATTCACCTTTATTGCTGCTTCGTATATGGCCCAGAATCATACTCAACCCGTTTATTTAGATGAATCGAAACCTGTGGAGCAGCGTATTCAGGACGCGCTTTCCAGAATGACCCTTGAGGAAAAGGTGGCTATGCTTCACGCACAGTCCAAGTTCAGTTCTCCGGGTGTTCCGAGATTGGGAATTCCTGAATTCTGGACCACCGACGGGCCACATGGGGTACGTCCTGAAGTCATGTGGGATGAATGGGACCAGGCCGGATGGACGAATGACTCTATCATTGCCTACCCTGCCCTAACCGCTCTTTCTGCAACCTGGAACAAAAAAATGTCCTGGAATTACGGGAAAGCCTTAGGAGAAGAAGCCCGATACAGAAAAAAAGATATCCTTCTGGGCCCGGGTGTGAATATCTACAGAACCCCGCTGAACGGAAGAAATTTCGAATATATGGGTGAAGATCCTTATCTGACCTCAAAAATGGTGGTTCCTTATATCAAAGGCGTACAATCTAACGGTGTTGCCACTTCTGTGAAGCATTTTGCCTTGAATAATCAGGAAATGTTCCGTCATACCAGCAATGTGAATGTGGATGACAGGGCGCTTTACGAAATTTATCTTCCGCCTTTTAAAGCCGCTGTAACTGAAGGTGACTCCTGGACGATCATGGGTGCCTATGACATGTATAAAAATCAGTACGCGAGCCAAAACCAATACCTTTTAAATGATATTCTCAAAAAAGAATGGGCCTACAAAGGGGTTGTGGTTTCCGATTGGGGAGCAGTCAACAATACGGAACAGGCTATTCACAACGGTCTGGATCTTGAATTCGGGAGCTGGACCAACGGTCTTTCTGCCGGAACAAAAAATGCCTATGACAATTATTATTTAGCCAAACCTTATCTAGATCTCATCAAAGCCGGAAAAGTGGGAACACAGGAACTGGACGACAAAGTAACCAGACTTCTTCGCCTGGCTTATAAAACCACGATGAACAGAAATAAACCTTTCGGGAATATTGCTTCCGAGGAGCATAAAGCTGTGGCGAAAGAGATTGGAGAGGAAGGAATTGTATTGCTGAAAAATCAGGGGAATGTTCTTCCGATTGATATGAATAAAGCTAAGAAGATTGCTGTTATCGGTGAAAATGCCATTAAAATCATGACTGTTGGTGGGGGATCCTCATCTTTGAAAGTAAAATATGAAACGCTTCCTCTGGACGGTATTAAAGCGAGATTCGGGAAACAGGCAGATGTACAGTATGCAAGAGGATATGTAGGTGACATTGGCGGAGAATACAACGGAGTAAAATCCGGACAGAATTTAAAAGACGACCGCTCTGCAGATGAATTACTGAATGAGGCTGTTGAATTAGCGAAAAAATCGGACTACGTTATTTTTGTAGGCGGACTGAATAAATCAGATTTCCAGGACAGTGAAGGAAATGACAGAAAAAGCTACGGACTTCCCTACAATCAGGACAATCTGATTGCAGCACTGGCAAAAGCCAATAAAAATCTTGCCGTGGTTCTTGTTTCCGGGAATGCTGTGGCCATGCCATGGATCAAAGAAGTTCCATCTGTTCTGCAGTCGTGGTACCTTGGTTCGGAAGCCGGAAATTCTATTGCTTCTGTTCTGGCCGGTGATGCCAATCCATCAGGAAAACTTCCGTTTACTTTACCTGTAAAGCTTGAGGATAATTCGGCGCATCAGTTGGGAGAATATCCCGGACAGAAAGATGAGCTGGCGGCCGGAAAGGGAAAAGATCAGAAAAATCCTATTAATATTACGTATAACGAAGGTATTTTTGTGGGATACCGCTGGCATGACACGAAAAAGATCAAACCCTTATTCAGTTTTGGACATGGTTTGAGCTATACCACTTTTGAATTTGGAAAAGCTAAAGCTGATAAAACTACGATCTCAGCCAATGATACCATCACTTTCACAGTCAGTGTGAAAAATACAGGGAAAAAAGCCGGTGCTGAAGTTGCACAGCTCTACATCAGCGATCTTAAATCTTCTGTACCACGGCCTGCAAAGGAACTGAAAGGCTTTGAAAAAGTGTACCTAAATCCCGGTGAGCAGAAGGAAGTAACCTTTACCATTGATAAAACAGCACTCAGCTATTTTGATGCTGATAAACACGAATGGACTGCCGAACCTGGGGATTTCGAAGCACAGATCGGAAATTCTTCGGATGCAATTAAAACGAAAGTGAAGTTTACATTGAAATAA
- a CDS encoding outer membrane beta-barrel protein, translating into MAQEKRKVDTVYVYEKVIVYDTVYLEKVLKIKPVGIHSKPLVISDMNAVREEPGFEYITISDTTKGLKIKAKKFAFGVVAGMGLKHSSWDKESSEKSRQPGFNSGIWISGSIYKRFSIMLSANVFYWHSTLNLDATKEDTPLSGFYFTRDQQPLLFQRFNNKHFEYVLQVKAMYEWKKFRPFAGFSVNKNTYKMQFLVPENQILNKLDDFKNNRINMGFSLGLQYQISSRFLIDLEYQYYKINHFSLKNTSFDFDIFKTNNTFAESKISLGVSYLISRL; encoded by the coding sequence TTGGCACAAGAAAAGCGAAAGGTTGATACGGTGTATGTATATGAAAAAGTCATTGTTTATGATACCGTTTACTTAGAAAAAGTCTTAAAAATAAAACCGGTTGGCATCCATTCCAAACCGTTGGTTATCTCTGATATGAATGCTGTTCGTGAAGAACCGGGATTTGAGTATATTACAATTTCAGATACAACAAAAGGACTGAAAATCAAAGCGAAAAAATTCGCCTTTGGTGTGGTAGCTGGAATGGGTTTAAAACATAGCAGCTGGGATAAAGAATCATCTGAAAAAAGCCGGCAGCCTGGGTTCAATTCAGGAATCTGGATTTCAGGAAGTATTTATAAACGATTTTCGATCATGCTTTCTGCAAATGTTTTTTACTGGCATTCCACCCTCAATCTAGATGCCACCAAAGAAGATACTCCTCTCAGTGGATTTTACTTTACCCGGGACCAGCAGCCTTTGTTGTTTCAGAGGTTTAATAATAAACACTTTGAATACGTTCTGCAGGTGAAAGCAATGTATGAATGGAAAAAATTCCGTCCGTTTGCAGGGTTTTCAGTCAATAAAAACACCTACAAAATGCAGTTTTTAGTACCGGAAAACCAGATTCTGAACAAATTGGATGACTTTAAAAACAACCGGATCAACATGGGATTTTCATTAGGTCTGCAATATCAGATTTCCAGCCGGTTCCTGATTGATCTAGAATATCAGTATTATAAAATCAACCATTTTTCATTAAAAAATACGTCGTTTGATTTTGACATCTTTAAGACTAATAATACCTTTGCAGAAAGCAAAATCAGCTTAGGAGTTTCTTACCTTATTTCCAGGCTTTGA
- a CDS encoding PspC domain-containing protein — translation MNKTLSIGLAGFSFTIEEHAYIKLSDYLNALRSSLDASEEEEVMHDIEIRMVEIFRDSLGKREVINDTDVEKVIAQIGTPEKIEEQEEAYYSEKNSKKSRQAGAEYTDKKQLFRDPERQKVAGVCAGLAHYVGMDITAMRAIWLGIFILGIFTAAISSSLIGLLYVILWIVLPKAETAADYLKMKGKPMNFDNLKNESNKLVQFANESTQRVGEMYNESKPYINNAGSGVWNIIRYILGGIFAIMSVSCLMGVFVIFGFMGADSDFPPISEMNFYFDNDSMKYVIMALITLGSLLPAMIFGILSIKLISPKTKLRNTGWVIGALFLALIALGAYFGFSMAKKEMFLKGHKEDTEEVAISTPSDSIYVDVKQVTIPQNFKGYDNDLYSDKVSVFEKDWIHVDVTRKADIKTPYLIIKKEAKGYNLPLNVSVPVEVVNNKVILPNYVKYPYEHRFRDYSINYELVVPLKTVVLPSKHNMINFEGDLNADGINDDEQDKDENGQIRIEKNKISVNGSTIEYNSDDKDSLIINGKKVPKNQADQVIDSMKSTIKKMNKNVDIKIKDGKDEISIQTK, via the coding sequence ATGAACAAGACACTCTCAATAGGACTCGCAGGTTTTTCTTTTACTATAGAAGAACACGCATATATAAAGCTCAGCGATTACCTGAATGCACTGAGAAGCTCATTGGATGCTTCAGAGGAGGAGGAGGTGATGCATGATATAGAAATAAGAATGGTAGAAATCTTCAGAGATTCTTTAGGAAAACGTGAAGTGATCAACGATACGGATGTAGAAAAAGTAATCGCACAGATCGGAACTCCTGAAAAAATAGAAGAGCAGGAAGAAGCTTACTATTCTGAAAAGAACAGCAAAAAATCACGCCAGGCAGGTGCGGAATATACTGACAAAAAACAATTGTTCCGTGATCCTGAAAGACAAAAAGTTGCAGGGGTGTGTGCAGGTCTTGCCCACTATGTAGGAATGGATATTACAGCCATGAGGGCCATCTGGTTAGGAATATTTATCCTGGGTATTTTCACCGCAGCCATTTCTTCTTCACTGATCGGCCTTCTTTATGTAATTCTTTGGATTGTACTTCCAAAAGCAGAAACAGCTGCAGATTACCTGAAAATGAAGGGAAAGCCTATGAACTTCGACAATCTTAAGAATGAGTCCAATAAACTGGTACAATTTGCCAATGAATCTACTCAGAGGGTCGGAGAGATGTACAACGAAAGCAAGCCGTACATCAACAATGCAGGCAGCGGAGTATGGAATATAATCCGTTATATCCTGGGTGGTATTTTCGCCATCATGTCAGTTTCCTGTTTAATGGGGGTATTTGTAATCTTCGGTTTCATGGGAGCAGACAGCGACTTCCCTCCTATCAGCGAAATGAATTTCTATTTTGATAATGACAGCATGAAATATGTTATCATGGCACTGATCACTCTGGGAAGTTTATTACCGGCAATGATTTTCGGGATATTAAGTATCAAATTAATTTCCCCTAAAACGAAATTAAGAAACACAGGTTGGGTAATCGGGGCATTATTCCTTGCACTAATCGCTCTTGGAGCATATTTCGGATTCAGCATGGCGAAAAAAGAAATGTTCTTAAAAGGCCATAAAGAAGATACGGAAGAAGTAGCCATCAGTACACCATCAGACAGTATCTATGTAGATGTGAAGCAGGTAACGATTCCTCAGAACTTCAAAGGATATGATAACGATCTTTATTCAGATAAAGTATCAGTATTCGAAAAAGACTGGATTCACGTAGACGTAACAAGAAAAGCGGATATCAAAACCCCTTATTTAATCATTAAGAAAGAGGCTAAAGGATATAACCTTCCACTGAATGTAAGTGTTCCTGTAGAAGTTGTAAATAATAAAGTGATTCTTCCGAACTACGTAAAATATCCTTACGAGCACAGATTCAGAGATTACAGCATCAATTATGAACTGGTAGTTCCTTTAAAAACAGTGGTACTTCCTTCAAAACATAATATGATCAATTTTGAGGGAGACCTGAATGCAGACGGTATCAATGATGATGAACAGGATAAGGATGAAAACGGACAGATCAGAATCGAGAAAAATAAGATCTCTGTAAACGGTTCTACCATTGAATATAACTCTGATGACAAAGACAGCCTTATCATCAACGGGAAAAAAGTTCCAAAAAACCAGGCTGACCAGGTTATTGATTCCATGAAGTCTACCATCAAAAAGATGAATAAAAATGTAGACATCAAAATCAAGGACGGAAAAGACGAAATTTCCATACAAACTAAATAA
- a CDS encoding methionine ABC transporter permease MetI, with translation MLSDTFIALLGKGLWETVYMTFVSGFFGFVLGLPVGILLFLTRKGQLLENKIYYRIISILVNIFRSIPFIILIVWMIPFTRVIIGTSIGMNAALVPLSVGAAPFIARLVENSLLEIPHGLIETARALGASPLQIIQKVLLPEALPSLINNAAITLITLVGYSAMGGALGAGGLGQIGYQYGYIGYDAVIMNAVLILLVALVFFIQFIGDRLAKRFDHR, from the coding sequence ATGCTTAGTGATACGTTTATTGCTCTTTTGGGAAAGGGCCTTTGGGAAACGGTTTATATGACTTTTGTTTCCGGTTTTTTCGGTTTCGTTCTGGGGCTTCCGGTTGGAATTCTGTTATTTTTAACGAGGAAAGGACAATTGCTGGAAAATAAAATTTATTACAGAATTATTTCTATTCTGGTTAATATCTTCCGCTCTATTCCTTTTATTATATTAATAGTCTGGATGATTCCATTCACAAGGGTCATCATCGGAACTTCCATCGGAATGAATGCCGCGTTGGTTCCGTTGAGTGTTGGAGCCGCTCCGTTTATCGCAAGACTGGTAGAGAACAGCCTTCTGGAGATTCCTCATGGCCTGATTGAAACCGCAAGAGCCCTGGGAGCATCACCGCTGCAAATCATTCAAAAGGTACTTCTTCCTGAAGCACTTCCCTCACTCATCAATAATGCTGCGATCACCCTGATCACCCTGGTAGGCTATTCTGCAATGGGCGGTGCACTGGGAGCCGGCGGACTGGGCCAGATAGGATATCAGTACGGCTACATCGGCTATGATGCCGTGATCATGAATGCTGTACTTATACTGCTGGTCGCTCTTGTATTCTTCATTCAGTTTATAGGGGACAGATTGGCGAAAAGGTTTGATCATCGATGA
- a CDS encoding PaaI family thioesterase: MKGQTKEELLTFLNSWGEGETLAKTLEIQFIDVDVDNETLTATMPVQPKVHQPFGILHGGASCVLAETLGSSLSNLFIDGSKYYGVGTNINSNHLKSKKDGMVTATARFIRKGKTMHVSEIEIRDEKGALINHTTMTNNIINK; encoded by the coding sequence ATGAAAGGGCAAACCAAAGAGGAACTCCTTACCTTCTTAAACAGCTGGGGCGAGGGTGAAACATTAGCAAAGACACTTGAAATACAATTCATCGATGTGGATGTGGACAATGAAACTTTAACGGCTACCATGCCTGTACAGCCAAAGGTTCATCAGCCTTTCGGAATCCTGCACGGTGGCGCAAGCTGTGTGCTGGCAGAAACCCTGGGATCAAGCCTGTCCAATCTTTTTATCGATGGCAGCAAATATTACGGTGTAGGAACCAATATCAATTCCAATCACCTTAAAAGTAAGAAAGACGGTATGGTAACGGCTACGGCACGCTTCATCAGAAAAGGAAAAACGATGCATGTTTCCGAAATTGAGATCAGGGACGAAAAAGGCGCACTGATTAACCACACCACGATGACCAACAACATCATCAACAAATAG
- a CDS encoding 1-acyl-sn-glycerol-3-phosphate acyltransferase: protein MRKLIGKLMLKMLGWKVVLQGDVNSLNRCILVVAPHTHNMEYLLGNLAYWSLKKPLKIIIKDAHTKAWYGSVVKGLGGIGIDRSQKNDLVNFVAKQFEKEDFSLVITPEGTRSWVPKWRKGFYHMALAAKVPIVLAAGDFKRKIVYLGYTIPYERIASASFSEIMHEIQDYYIKNDIVPKIPANWNPNIMGNGSEEEVRS from the coding sequence ATGAGAAAGCTGATAGGTAAATTAATGTTAAAGATGTTGGGTTGGAAAGTTGTCCTGCAGGGCGATGTAAACAGCCTGAACCGGTGTATCCTCGTGGTGGCACCCCATACCCATAACATGGAATATCTATTGGGAAATCTTGCCTACTGGTCTTTGAAAAAACCTTTGAAGATTATCATTAAAGATGCCCACACCAAAGCATGGTACGGTAGTGTGGTAAAAGGTCTGGGAGGCATAGGCATCGACAGGAGCCAGAAAAATGACCTGGTGAATTTTGTGGCTAAACAGTTCGAAAAAGAAGATTTCAGTCTTGTGATCACTCCGGAAGGGACCAGAAGCTGGGTTCCGAAATGGAGAAAAGGGTTTTATCATATGGCCCTGGCCGCTAAAGTCCCTATCGTGCTGGCAGCAGGAGATTTCAAAAGAAAGATTGTGTATCTGGGTTATACCATTCCGTATGAAAGAATTGCTTCGGCTTCGTTTTCAGAAATTATGCACGAGATTCAGGATTATTATATCAAAAACGACATCGTCCCTAAAATACCGGCCAACTGGAACCCGAATATTATGGGTAACGGAAGCGAGGAAGAAGTTAGAAGTTAG
- a CDS encoding RNA polymerase sigma factor — MSKIKTDWQKIYLENSPILLGICRRYIPDVYTAEDIVQDSFITAIQKNHQLKDEKTLLAWLKKIVVNNALQYLRKSSKEVLLTSEISENSPEMTASSVTDDTNHILAYHFTREELLQSIDSLPHHHKSVFNLYYIENYSHAEISHVLKIPVNTSKSHLMRAKKSVQNYLTAYFINSETQKNKTARILIFLGFGGLLWAQTFKSKFSDFTVSPSKSFQIPSDIPLNTISFSSNNLWKQKIVTGSTIFIIIVGSILLFNPKNSLITALQSNSSDSKSEEKPFTTHEIKTDQASKTDPEEALKHNSISQESNSEPGKNAETDYSPAFKTKNLVSSKTVIKKDSAEPASHKVIVVKKIIQRDTIYIER; from the coding sequence ATGTCAAAAATAAAAACAGACTGGCAAAAAATATATCTTGAAAACTCCCCAATACTCTTGGGGATTTGCCGTAGATATATACCGGATGTTTACACGGCTGAAGACATTGTGCAGGATAGTTTCATCACTGCCATACAGAAAAACCATCAGCTTAAAGATGAAAAGACTCTGTTGGCATGGCTTAAAAAAATTGTAGTCAATAATGCTTTACAATATCTCCGGAAATCCAGTAAAGAAGTCTTACTTACCAGCGAAATCTCAGAAAACTCTCCCGAAATGACCGCATCCTCTGTAACTGACGACACAAACCACATTTTAGCTTACCATTTTACAAGAGAAGAGCTTTTACAATCTATAGACAGCCTGCCTCATCATCACAAATCGGTTTTCAACCTGTATTATATCGAAAACTATTCACATGCGGAGATTTCACACGTATTGAAAATTCCTGTCAACACCTCCAAATCACATTTAATGAGGGCAAAAAAATCTGTGCAGAATTATTTGACGGCCTATTTTATCAATAGTGAAACTCAAAAAAATAAAACTGCGCGGATTTTAATTTTCTTAGGATTTGGAGGGCTGTTGTGGGCGCAGACTTTTAAAAGCAAGTTTTCAGATTTCACTGTTTCACCTTCCAAAAGTTTTCAGATTCCTTCTGATATTCCGCTTAATACAATTTCATTTTCATCAAATAATCTCTGGAAACAGAAAATTGTTACCGGATCTACGATCTTCATTATTATTGTTGGATCCATTTTATTATTTAATCCAAAAAACTCTTTAATAACAGCACTTCAATCCAATAGCTCAGATTCTAAATCAGAAGAAAAGCCCTTTACAACCCATGAAATTAAAACAGATCAAGCAAGTAAAACGGATCCTGAGGAAGCTTTAAAACATAACTCAATCTCTCAGGAATCAAATTCAGAACCAGGGAAAAATGCAGAAACAGATTATTCTCCAGCTTTCAAAACAAAAAACTTAGTATCTTCAAAAACTGTAATAAAAAAAGATTCTGCAGAGCCTGCTTCTCACAAAGTAATTGTTGTGAAAAAAATTATCCAGAGGGACACCATTTATATCGAAAGATAA
- a CDS encoding XAC2610-related protein has protein sequence MNTAIVYKTLSSLLLLGPLCFGQYRFKMDNESKKYNAEITMEECGTDACRNKADIVIFNKKGEKIQTFTSENLVIYFKEGLKPSENNMIQLTREMTQDSPVFFDDFNFDGTEDIAIRNGNGGNYGSGSYDVYVFNSTRKQFVPSAELTDLASSYQGMFDVDAKRKRLTTYARSGAALHYVYEYQVIPNKGIDLVYEEISDFSDDEKTKVTVREKINNKWVVKKSYKK, from the coding sequence ATGAATACTGCCATAGTTTATAAAACCTTATCTTCACTGCTGCTGCTCGGGCCCCTGTGTTTTGGGCAATACCGCTTTAAAATGGATAATGAATCCAAAAAGTACAATGCGGAAATTACAATGGAAGAATGTGGAACGGATGCATGCCGGAATAAAGCTGATATTGTGATTTTTAATAAAAAAGGAGAGAAAATACAGACGTTTACTTCCGAAAATCTGGTCATCTATTTTAAAGAGGGTTTAAAACCGTCAGAAAATAATATGATACAGCTCACCCGGGAAATGACCCAGGATTCTCCGGTGTTTTTCGATGATTTTAATTTTGATGGGACAGAAGACATCGCTATACGAAATGGCAATGGGGGAAACTATGGCAGCGGTTCCTATGATGTCTATGTTTTCAATTCAACCCGGAAACAGTTTGTTCCCAGTGCCGAACTGACCGACCTCGCAAGCTCTTACCAGGGGATGTTTGATGTAGATGCCAAGCGTAAACGCCTGACTACCTATGCAAGATCAGGAGCTGCCCTGCATTATGTCTACGAATATCAGGTAATTCCAAACAAAGGAATAGACCTCGTGTACGAAGAAATAAGTGATTTCAGTGATGATGAGAAAACTAAAGTGACCGTAAGAGAGAAGATCAATAATAAATGGGTGGTGAAAAAATCATACAAAAAATAA
- a CDS encoding HD domain-containing protein, producing MKIQKEIDFILAVDALKNVQRRNYNADDSRRENTAEHSWQIIILAQILFPYAKNRADIDLLRVIRMLSIHDLVEIEAGDTFLFDEKAMVGKFEREKISAQKIFGILDEPLRTEFFELWLEFEEEKTPDAIFACSIDRIMPFILNSHTSGKSWTEAGVTEIQIRNMLENAITRASDEMGEAFEMLLSRSLDTEKVVR from the coding sequence ATGAAGATACAGAAGGAAATTGATTTTATCCTGGCAGTGGATGCCCTGAAAAATGTACAGAGAAGAAATTATAATGCCGATGACTCCCGAAGGGAAAATACCGCAGAACACTCGTGGCAAATCATTATTCTGGCCCAGATCCTGTTTCCCTACGCCAAAAACCGTGCAGATATTGATCTTTTAAGAGTCATCAGAATGCTTTCCATTCACGATCTTGTAGAAATAGAAGCCGGAGATACCTTCCTTTTTGACGAAAAAGCAATGGTAGGAAAGTTTGAGCGGGAGAAAATTTCAGCACAGAAAATATTCGGAATCCTGGATGAGCCTTTACGGACGGAATTCTTTGAGCTCTGGCTTGAATTCGAGGAAGAGAAAACTCCCGATGCTATTTTTGCCTGCTCTATCGACAGAATTATGCCGTTTATCCTGAATTCGCACACTTCAGGAAAGAGCTGGACAGAAGCCGGAGTTACTGAAATACAAATCAGAAATATGCTGGAAAATGCCATTACACGGGCGTCGGATGAGATGGGAGAGGCGTTTGAAATGCTGTTGAGCAGAAGTCTGGATACGGAGAAGGTAGTGAGATAA